The following are encoded in a window of Syntrophorhabdaceae bacterium genomic DNA:
- a CDS encoding recombinase family protein — MEFSRRPDQKVTSTHLKRQAYCYIRQSTLKQVFENTESTKRQYALRERAISLGWPVAQIVTIDSDLGETAASVADRKGFQCLMTEVSLGHAGLVMGLEVSRLARNNADWARLLEICAITDTLILDEEGVYDPTDFNDRLLLNMKGTFSEVELHVLRSRLRGGALNKARRGEFKTRLPTGFVYDHNDKIILDPDQQVQQCFRLFFDIFERTGAAFATVKAFREDEMKFPYRIHYGPNRGDLQWRPLTYSRALVVLRNPRYAGAYYYGRQRSRRKVDGSITFFQVPQDKWLVLLKDVHSGYISWDQYEGNLRRIRENGIAYNNIDRKTPPREGECLLQGLAICGKCGQRMTIRYKYQRTRQVDPVYLCQRNRIERGENSCQYIPGAGVDEAIDKLLMESVTPLTLEAALEVQRELEGRFKEADKLRKQHVERAEYDANLARRRFMQVDPDNRLVADTLEAEWNGKLKALQEAKDHYEKHRQLESDNLKVEQQQEILKLAREFPKLWKDPKTPLREKKRMIRFLIEDVTMIRGEDITLHVRFRGGAKKTIKVPPPLKGWQYNVVDSKIVETVDELLSDHNYGEIAAILNQGGFKSGQGRRFDRRVVTGIVHGYNLKTRYTRLRNTGKLTAEEVAKLLGVSIQTARAWGKKGKIKTYPYNGRNGCLYEHPGVNSPLMKKMGAGR; from the coding sequence ATGGAGTTCTCACGACGTCCAGATCAGAAGGTGACATCAACCCACCTAAAAAGGCAGGCGTACTGCTATATCAGGCAATCTACCCTGAAGCAGGTCTTTGAGAACACTGAAAGCACAAAACGCCAATATGCCCTTCGCGAACGAGCGATCTCGTTGGGATGGCCCGTCGCGCAGATTGTGACCATAGATTCGGACCTGGGCGAAACGGCCGCCTCCGTAGCTGATAGAAAAGGATTTCAATGCCTGATGACGGAAGTGAGCCTAGGACATGCGGGACTCGTCATGGGCCTGGAAGTTTCACGTCTGGCGCGAAACAATGCCGATTGGGCACGGCTCCTGGAGATCTGTGCTATAACCGACACCCTTATTCTTGATGAGGAAGGGGTCTATGATCCAACCGATTTCAACGATCGACTGCTTCTCAACATGAAAGGAACTTTTTCTGAAGTAGAGCTTCACGTGTTAAGATCGAGGCTAAGAGGGGGCGCTTTGAACAAAGCCCGACGGGGTGAGTTCAAGACGCGGCTGCCGACCGGATTTGTTTATGATCACAACGACAAAATCATACTTGACCCGGACCAGCAGGTTCAGCAGTGCTTTCGTTTGTTCTTTGACATTTTTGAACGGACGGGGGCAGCATTTGCCACGGTTAAAGCGTTCAGGGAAGATGAGATGAAGTTTCCCTACCGTATCCATTACGGCCCCAACAGAGGAGACCTGCAGTGGCGGCCATTGACTTACAGCCGTGCGCTGGTGGTTCTAAGAAATCCGCGCTACGCTGGAGCATACTATTACGGACGACAGCGATCCCGGAGAAAGGTGGATGGATCAATAACCTTTTTTCAAGTTCCTCAAGACAAGTGGCTGGTGCTGCTGAAGGACGTCCATTCTGGTTATATCTCGTGGGATCAATATGAAGGGAACTTACGTCGGATACGGGAAAATGGGATCGCCTATAACAACATTGATAGGAAAACGCCGCCTCGTGAGGGAGAATGTCTTTTGCAGGGATTGGCGATTTGTGGGAAATGTGGACAGCGAATGACAATAAGATATAAATACCAACGTACACGACAGGTCGACCCGGTTTATCTCTGTCAGCGCAATCGCATCGAAAGGGGGGAAAATAGTTGCCAATACATACCCGGGGCTGGTGTCGATGAAGCGATTGACAAGCTCCTAATGGAATCGGTCACCCCGTTGACACTGGAAGCGGCTCTGGAGGTCCAGCGAGAACTGGAAGGCCGTTTTAAAGAAGCTGACAAACTGCGCAAGCAGCATGTGGAGCGGGCTGAATATGATGCCAATCTCGCCCGACGACGTTTCATGCAGGTCGATCCCGATAACCGGCTTGTTGCTGATACACTTGAAGCGGAATGGAATGGTAAACTCAAAGCCCTGCAAGAGGCAAAAGACCATTATGAAAAGCATCGCCAATTGGAATCAGATAACCTGAAGGTCGAGCAGCAGCAAGAAATACTCAAACTGGCCAGAGAGTTCCCGAAGTTGTGGAAGGATCCCAAAACGCCACTCCGCGAGAAGAAGCGGATGATTAGGTTCCTAATTGAAGATGTGACCATGATCAGAGGAGAAGACATCACGCTGCACGTGAGGTTTAGAGGCGGCGCCAAGAAAACCATAAAGGTCCCCCCTCCGTTAAAGGGATGGCAGTACAACGTTGTGGACTCGAAGATCGTCGAAACGGTAGACGAACTCCTGAGCGACCATAATTATGGTGAAATTGCGGCCATCCTCAACCAGGGCGGTTTCAAATCCGGCCAGGGTCGCCGGTTCGACAGGAGAGTCGTAACTGGGATCGTCCACGGGTATAACCTCAAGACCCGGTATACAAGATTGCGAAATACCGGGAAGCTGACTGCGGAAGAAGTGGCGAAGCTATTGGGAGTATCGATTCAGACAGCACGAGCTTGGGGAAAGAAAGGCAAAATCAAGACCTACCCCTACAATGGCCGAAACGGATGCCTTTATGAGCATCCCGGAGTTAACTCGCCACTCATGAAGAAAATGGGCGCAGGCCGTTGA
- a CDS encoding helix-turn-helix domain-containing protein, whose translation MGRAQKPDDEKLKRLKEYGAFNPHPEKVTEEMFSDPKFDFFDPHDLVQVKYEMLRAVDKEGKSVKQASEAYGFSRPAFYKAQSQFKSGGVSGLIRKRPGPRSSHKITDEILVFIEGKTEEGKPLRSRKLALLIREKFGKDVHPRSIERAMVRRKKKE comes from the coding sequence ATGGGACGTGCCCAAAAGCCAGACGACGAAAAGTTAAAGCGGTTGAAGGAATACGGCGCTTTCAATCCTCATCCGGAGAAGGTCACGGAAGAGATGTTTTCGGACCCAAAGTTCGATTTCTTTGATCCTCATGATCTCGTCCAGGTCAAGTATGAAATGCTGCGAGCCGTCGATAAGGAGGGCAAGTCGGTAAAACAGGCATCTGAAGCTTATGGTTTTTCACGGCCGGCGTTCTATAAGGCGCAATCTCAGTTTAAGAGTGGTGGCGTGAGCGGACTTATCAGAAAGCGTCCGGGGCCTAGGTCTTCCCACAAGATAACTGATGAAATCCTGGTCTTCATCGAGGGAAAAACAGAGGAAGGCAAACCGCTTCGTTCCAGAAAGCTGGCGTTGTTGATCAGGGAGAAATTTGGAAAAGACGTCCATCCCCGATCCATAGAGCGCGCCATGGTACGGAGAAAAAAAAAGGAATAA
- a CDS encoding tyrosine-type recombinase/integrase — protein sequence MEMIDRYRRSLKRKNYAAHTVKAYLNALAQFTRWLDVPLERVTRSEVGVYVDHLFWKRLSPKTVTCPLQIIRGFYEYLIHEEGMALTNPVTKISIRLPKPLPRHLKDEQVANFLSVITKARDRAMLMLMLRSGLRVEEVAHLTVDAVEFQRRELFVSSGKGAKDRMVYLSDDACVALAAYLEKRSSKAKQLFLVEKGPMKGNPISVRGIQKRMEYYARKSGLNVSCHCLRHTLATQLLNADADLSSIRDLLGHAHITTTEFFNCIPARSGT from the coding sequence ATAGATACCGGCGGTCGTTGAAGAGAAAGAACTATGCGGCGCACACCGTGAAGGCCTACCTGAACGCCCTTGCCCAGTTCACCCGCTGGCTTGACGTCCCGCTTGAACGCGTGACCCGCAGCGAGGTGGGAGTCTATGTGGATCACCTCTTTTGGAAACGGTTGAGTCCGAAAACGGTCACGTGCCCTTTGCAAATCATCAGAGGTTTCTATGAGTATCTCATCCATGAAGAAGGGATGGCACTGACGAACCCTGTCACCAAAATCTCCATCCGCCTGCCGAAACCGTTGCCCCGCCATCTCAAGGACGAGCAGGTTGCAAATTTCTTGTCTGTCATCACGAAGGCGCGTGACCGGGCGATGTTGATGCTGATGCTGCGCTCGGGCTTGAGGGTGGAAGAGGTTGCCCACCTCACCGTCGATGCGGTAGAATTCCAAAGGAGAGAGCTCTTTGTCTCAAGCGGCAAAGGCGCCAAGGACCGCATGGTCTACCTCAGTGATGATGCCTGCGTTGCCCTTGCCGCCTACCTTGAAAAACGATCATCGAAGGCGAAACAGCTCTTCCTGGTCGAGAAGGGGCCGATGAAGGGGAACCCGATCTCCGTCCGCGGCATCCAGAAGAGGATGGAGTATTATGCACGAAAAAGCGGATTGAACGTGTCGTGTCATTGCCTTCGTCATACCCTCGCAACCCAGCTCCTCAACGCCGATGCCGATCTCTCTTCCATTCGGGATCTTCTGGGACATGCCCATATCACCACCACAGAGTTTTTTAACTGCATCCCAGCAAGATCTGGGACATAA